Proteins encoded by one window of Anaerosalibacter sp. Marseille-P3206:
- a CDS encoding helix-turn-helix domain-containing protein gives MGQEIGEKLKELRTSQKMTLKKLSEQTNLSIGYLSQLERGLTSVAISSLENIATALGVSLSHFFEPPSTNKNRITRSFEQKLSIIENSRFIYHNIGNDKETENMSPFIITILPNYTHEEVIPYSHEGEEFVYVLEGILSVFLENQRYELYPGDSMHIKSTLRHNWDNYTNKLVKILCNYSPKMFELKDRANINY, from the coding sequence ATGGGTCAAGAAATTGGAGAGAAGCTTAAAGAATTAAGAACATCACAAAAAATGACACTAAAAAAACTAAGCGAACAAACTAATTTATCAATAGGGTATTTATCTCAACTTGAAAGAGGGCTGACTTCTGTTGCCATATCTTCTTTAGAGAATATTGCAACAGCCTTAGGGGTAAGCTTAAGTCATTTTTTCGAACCCCCTTCTACTAATAAAAATAGAATAACACGAAGCTTTGAACAAAAATTATCTATTATTGAAAATTCTAGATTTATATATCACAATATAGGAAATGATAAAGAAACAGAAAATATGTCTCCTTTTATCATTACAATACTTCCAAATTACACACATGAAGAGGTTATTCCCTATTCCCACGAAGGAGAAGAATTTGTTTATGTATTAGAAGGTATTCTAAGTGTTTTTTTAGAAAATCAAAGATATGAACTCTATCCAGGGGACAGTATGCATATAAAATCTACATTAAGACACAATTGGGATAACTATACTAACAAATTAGTTAAAATATTATGTAATTATTCTCCTAAGATGTTTGAATTAAAAGACCGAGCAAATATTAATTATTAA
- a CDS encoding GerMN domain-containing protein: MKKIINIFLILILVTTLVTGCTNTNGQDDIQKDQEKVEENKKAEEEIEVSTSISDYFPFKENTLYSYKGEGNEYAEMKTYFEYISDDRAQLKTMNPGTNMVTILEYKDGELREIYSEGEVYHTENLLDTVEKEESYEVVLKEPLKVGSTWGLKNGNKRTITGYNVEIETPYNKLKALEVTTELGNNIKQLDYYAQGIGLVASIYKDGDYEVKTLLQDLKEDYGLNQSVRFYYPTSTDLNIAYTDIDVQIRTNDKVEELIERTFKNPPSQKVISPISQNTKINSIVLNKDEGIVRIDFSKELIQEMNAGSSQETQFLNSIVNTLGSYYGVNKVYISTEGNPYSSGHYEIRENEYFTTDETDIIELK, translated from the coding sequence ATGAAGAAAATAATTAATATATTTTTAATATTGATTTTAGTAACTACTTTAGTTACGGGATGTACTAATACGAATGGACAAGATGATATTCAAAAAGATCAAGAAAAAGTTGAAGAAAACAAAAAAGCAGAAGAAGAGATAGAAGTATCTACTAGTATTTCAGACTATTTTCCATTTAAAGAGAATACACTTTACTCTTACAAAGGTGAAGGCAATGAGTACGCAGAAATGAAGACATATTTTGAATACATTAGTGATGATAGAGCTCAGCTTAAAACTATGAACCCAGGGACAAATATGGTTACGATACTTGAATATAAAGATGGAGAATTGAGAGAAATATATTCTGAAGGTGAAGTCTATCATACTGAAAACTTACTTGATACTGTAGAAAAAGAAGAAAGTTATGAAGTGGTATTAAAAGAACCATTAAAAGTAGGTTCTACTTGGGGATTAAAAAACGGAAACAAAAGAACTATCACTGGTTATAATGTTGAAATAGAAACTCCATACAACAAGTTAAAAGCTCTAGAAGTTACAACTGAGTTAGGAAACAATATTAAACAGTTAGACTACTACGCACAAGGAATAGGACTTGTAGCGAGTATTTACAAAGATGGTGATTATGAGGTAAAAACACTTCTTCAGGATTTAAAAGAAGATTATGGACTTAATCAAAGTGTGAGGTTTTACTATCCAACTTCAACAGATTTAAATATAGCATATACAGATATAGATGTACAAATTAGAACAAATGACAAAGTGGAAGAATTGATTGAGAGAACTTTTAAAAATCCTCCATCACAAAAAGTAATTTCACCTATTTCGCAAAACACAAAAATTAATTCTATTGTACTTAATAAAGATGAAGGTATAGTAAGAATAGATTTTTCTAAAGAATTAATTCAAGAGATGAATGCTGGAAGTTCTCAAGAAACTCAATTTTTAAACAGTATTGTAAACACTCTTGGTAGTTACTATGGAGTAAATAAAGTTTATATATCTACAGAAGGCAATCCTTACAGCTCTGGGCATTATGAAATCAGAGAAAATGAGTACTTTACTACAGATGAGACAGATATAATTGAATTAAAATAG
- a CDS encoding DegV family protein — protein MAVKILSDSACDLPKEILKEYDIDTIPILLSKDGKEYLDGVTLKPEKMYEDMRNGQVYQTAQIPPYVFEEKFTEIAKNKESTIYICFSSGLSGTYNTSVLVKESLKDKYPDLDIDIVDSKSASVGFGLLVYQAAKMAKAGKSKKEILNMLDFYVKHIEHIFTVDDLEYLFRGGRVSRAQAVVGGLLNIKPILDIPEDGTLRPVEKVRGRNKVLKRMLEIMEERGGSADLKNQTIGINHGDDIEGALKLKEMIEEKYGCTDFVLNIIGCAIGAHSGPGTLSVFFLNESPSQE, from the coding sequence ATGGCAGTAAAGATTTTGTCTGATAGTGCATGTGATTTACCGAAAGAGATACTAAAAGAATACGATATTGATACCATACCTATACTGCTAAGTAAAGATGGAAAAGAGTACTTAGATGGGGTGACATTAAAACCTGAGAAAATGTATGAAGATATGAGGAATGGTCAGGTTTACCAAACCGCACAAATACCACCATATGTTTTTGAAGAGAAGTTTACAGAAATAGCCAAAAACAAAGAAAGTACTATATATATCTGTTTTTCATCAGGGTTATCAGGTACTTACAATACTTCTGTATTAGTTAAGGAGTCACTTAAGGATAAATATCCTGATTTAGATATTGATATAGTAGATTCTAAATCTGCATCTGTAGGTTTTGGATTATTAGTCTATCAAGCAGCCAAAATGGCCAAAGCGGGAAAGAGTAAAAAAGAAATACTTAATATGTTAGATTTTTATGTTAAACATATAGAACATATTTTTACTGTTGATGATTTAGAATATCTATTTAGAGGTGGTAGGGTATCTAGAGCACAAGCAGTAGTTGGTGGATTACTTAATATTAAGCCAATACTAGATATACCCGAAGATGGAACACTTCGTCCCGTAGAAAAGGTAAGAGGAAGAAATAAGGTTTTAAAGAGAATGTTAGAGATAATGGAAGAACGTGGTGGTAGTGCAGATCTTAAAAATCAGACAATAGGAATAAATCATGGAGACGATATAGAAGGAGCTTTGAAATTAAAAGAAATGATTGAAGAAAAATATGGTTGTACAGATTTTGTACTAAATATTATTGGATGTGCTATAGGAGCACATTCTGGTCCAGGAACATTATCAGTATTTTTCTTAAATGAAAGCCCAAGTCAGGAGTAA